A single window of Vigna radiata var. radiata cultivar VC1973A chromosome 4, Vradiata_ver6, whole genome shotgun sequence DNA harbors:
- the LOC106759469 gene encoding vacuolar fusion protein MON1 homolog isoform X1 — MSETSSSAHDPEPPIRLNLPPLSPSLFDAEPSELQQPNGSAVRNSSDPSSPTSSGYAAEQGRSTATIVSQVDEVLHNEIQEITIDDPQPLSHSSRLPGKRHSDEDDASISWRRRKKHFFVLSHSGKPIYSRYGDEHKLAGFSATLQAIISFVENGGDHVKLVRAGKHQVVFLVKGPIYLVCISCTEEPYESLRGQLELFHGQIIVILTKSVNRCFEKNPKFDMTPLLGGTDLVFSSLVHSFNWNPATFLHAYTCLPLAYATRQAASAILQDVTDSGVLFAILMCRHKVISLVGAQKASLHPDDMLLLANFVMSSESFRTSEAFSPVCLPRYNALAFLYAYIHFFYDDLYLMLLTTSSDAFYHLKDCRISIETVLVKSNVLSEAQRSLVDGGMRVEDLPPLPYSGSSHLGQHRLPSDSPERLREPDCGIGGAAGLWHFLYRSIYLDQYISSEFSSPINTPKQQKRLYRAYQKLFTSMHDKGLGPHKTQFRRDENYVLLCWVTQDFELYAAFDPLADKALAIKTCNRVCQWVKDVENEIFLLGVSPFSW; from the exons ATGAGCGAGACGAGTTCATCGGCGCATGACCCCGAGCCTCCTATCCGGCTCAACCTGCCTCCCCTCTCACCGAGCCTCTTCGACGCGGAACCATCGGAGCTCCAACAACCCAATGGATCCGCCGTCCGAAACTCCTCTGATCCCTCTAGCCCTACTAGCAGCGGTTACGCCGCCGAGCAGGGTAGAAGCACCGCCACAATTGTCTCCCAGGTCGATGAGGTCCTTCATAACGAAATTCAGGAGATCACCATCGACGATCCCCAACCTCTCTCTCACTCCTCCCGACTTCCCGGAAAACGACACAGCGATGAG GATGATGCTTCCATTTCATGGAGGAGAAGGAAGAAGCATTTTTTTGTTCTCAGTCATTCTGGCAAACCAATATATTCTAG GTACGGAGATGAACACAAGCTTGCTGGTTTTTCGGCAACTTTGCAAGCAATCATTTCCTTTGTGGAAAATGG GGGTGATCATGTGAAATTGGTTAGGGCTGGAAAGCATCAG GTGGTTTTTCTTGTAAAAGGACCAATTTACTTGGTCTGCATCAGCTGCACGGAAGAACCCTATGAGTCACTAAGGGGACAGTTGGAGCTTTTTCATGGCCAG ATTATTGTTATACTAACAAAGTCAGTAAACAGATGTTTTGAGAAGAATCCAAAGTTTGATATGACACCCTTGCTTGGTGGAACAGACCTTGTTTTCTCTTCACTAGTCCACTCTTTTAATTG GAACCCAGCTACATTTCTTCATGCCTATACTTGTCTGCCTCTTGCATATGCAACAAGGCAAGCTGCTAGTGCCATCTTGCAAGACGTTACTGATTCTGGTGTTCTGTTTGCAATTCTGATGTGCAGACATAAG GTAATCAGTCTAGTTGGTGCTCAAAAAGCCTCTCTTCATCCAGATGATATGCTGCTCTTGGCCAACTTTGTTATGTCATCTGAGTCCTTTAG GACTTCAGAAGCATTTTCTCCTGTTTGCTTGCCACGATACAATGCTTTGGCATTTTTGTACGCTTATATCCACTTTTTTTAT GATGATTTGTATTTGATGCTGCTGACCACGAGTTCTGATGCATTTTACCATCTTAAGGATTGTAG GATTAGTATTGAAACTGTCCTTGTGAAGTCAAATGTCCTCAGTGAAGCTCAGAGATCCTTGGTAGATGGTGGGATGCGTGTGGAGGATCTTCCTCCCTTACCTTATTCAGGATCTTCACATTTAGGTCAGCATAGGCTTCCATCAGATTCTCCTGAAAGATTAAGGGAACCTGATTGTGGCATTGGTGGTGCTGCTGGGTTGTGGCATTTCTTATATCGTAGCATTTATCTAGATCAATATATATCCTCAGAGTTCTCATCACCTATTAATACTCCTAAGCAGCAGAAAAG ATTGTATAGAGCTTACCAAAAACTTTTTACATCCATGCATGATAAAGGACTTGGGCCACACAAAACCCAGTTTAGAAGGGATGAAAACTACG TACTGCTTTGTTGGGTAACACAGGATTTTGAGCTTTATGCTGCATTTGATCCCCTTGCAGacaag GCCTTGGCAATAAAGACTTGCAATCGGGTGTGTCAATGGGTAAAAGATgtggaaaatgaaatatttttgctAGGAGTTAGTCCCTTTTCGTGGTGA
- the LOC106759469 gene encoding vacuolar fusion protein MON1 homolog isoform X2, which produces MSETSSSAHDPEPPIRLNLPPLSPSLFDAEPSELQQPNGSAVRNSSDPSSPTSSGYAAEQGRSTATIVSQVDEVLHNEIQEITIDDPQPLSHSSRLPGKRHSDEDDASISWRRRKKHFFVLSHSGKPIYSRYGDEHKLAGFSATLQAIISFVENGGDHVKLVRAGKHQVVFLVKGPIYLVCISCTEEPYESLRGQLELFHGQIIVILTKSVNRCFEKNPKFDMTPLLGGTDLVFSSLVHSFNWNPATFLHAYTCLPLAYATRQAASAILQDVTDSGVLFAILMCRHKVISLVGAQKASLHPDDMLLLANFVMSSESFRISIETVLVKSNVLSEAQRSLVDGGMRVEDLPPLPYSGSSHLGQHRLPSDSPERLREPDCGIGGAAGLWHFLYRSIYLDQYISSEFSSPINTPKQQKRLYRAYQKLFTSMHDKGLGPHKTQFRRDENYVLLCWVTQDFELYAAFDPLADKALAIKTCNRVCQWVKDVENEIFLLGVSPFSW; this is translated from the exons ATGAGCGAGACGAGTTCATCGGCGCATGACCCCGAGCCTCCTATCCGGCTCAACCTGCCTCCCCTCTCACCGAGCCTCTTCGACGCGGAACCATCGGAGCTCCAACAACCCAATGGATCCGCCGTCCGAAACTCCTCTGATCCCTCTAGCCCTACTAGCAGCGGTTACGCCGCCGAGCAGGGTAGAAGCACCGCCACAATTGTCTCCCAGGTCGATGAGGTCCTTCATAACGAAATTCAGGAGATCACCATCGACGATCCCCAACCTCTCTCTCACTCCTCCCGACTTCCCGGAAAACGACACAGCGATGAG GATGATGCTTCCATTTCATGGAGGAGAAGGAAGAAGCATTTTTTTGTTCTCAGTCATTCTGGCAAACCAATATATTCTAG GTACGGAGATGAACACAAGCTTGCTGGTTTTTCGGCAACTTTGCAAGCAATCATTTCCTTTGTGGAAAATGG GGGTGATCATGTGAAATTGGTTAGGGCTGGAAAGCATCAG GTGGTTTTTCTTGTAAAAGGACCAATTTACTTGGTCTGCATCAGCTGCACGGAAGAACCCTATGAGTCACTAAGGGGACAGTTGGAGCTTTTTCATGGCCAG ATTATTGTTATACTAACAAAGTCAGTAAACAGATGTTTTGAGAAGAATCCAAAGTTTGATATGACACCCTTGCTTGGTGGAACAGACCTTGTTTTCTCTTCACTAGTCCACTCTTTTAATTG GAACCCAGCTACATTTCTTCATGCCTATACTTGTCTGCCTCTTGCATATGCAACAAGGCAAGCTGCTAGTGCCATCTTGCAAGACGTTACTGATTCTGGTGTTCTGTTTGCAATTCTGATGTGCAGACATAAG GTAATCAGTCTAGTTGGTGCTCAAAAAGCCTCTCTTCATCCAGATGATATGCTGCTCTTGGCCAACTTTGTTATGTCATCTGAGTCCTTTAG GATTAGTATTGAAACTGTCCTTGTGAAGTCAAATGTCCTCAGTGAAGCTCAGAGATCCTTGGTAGATGGTGGGATGCGTGTGGAGGATCTTCCTCCCTTACCTTATTCAGGATCTTCACATTTAGGTCAGCATAGGCTTCCATCAGATTCTCCTGAAAGATTAAGGGAACCTGATTGTGGCATTGGTGGTGCTGCTGGGTTGTGGCATTTCTTATATCGTAGCATTTATCTAGATCAATATATATCCTCAGAGTTCTCATCACCTATTAATACTCCTAAGCAGCAGAAAAG ATTGTATAGAGCTTACCAAAAACTTTTTACATCCATGCATGATAAAGGACTTGGGCCACACAAAACCCAGTTTAGAAGGGATGAAAACTACG TACTGCTTTGTTGGGTAACACAGGATTTTGAGCTTTATGCTGCATTTGATCCCCTTGCAGacaag GCCTTGGCAATAAAGACTTGCAATCGGGTGTGTCAATGGGTAAAAGATgtggaaaatgaaatatttttgctAGGAGTTAGTCCCTTTTCGTGGTGA